The DNA segment TTGTTTACATGATCTCCTTATTGGTTAATTAACAAATTTATGTATTCTCTTTAAATCATAGGTGAATTTGGGTAGAAAGTATTCAACAGGCTTGCTTGAtcgggttcactcgattgagcgccggtcacgCTCCCCGAGTTTGGGGTGTGACACCGAGAAACTGGTAACACTGAGTCATGAGATCTAATATAAGAACATAAGTTTGCTAATATAGAATATTGTCTGATACAATAAAAGTaatgaaaggatagaaggagacgccagggACTACAATCAGGATGCAACTCTACCTTGGTCTCTACAGCAACAACTAATGTTCAATTGGGTCCAACTCTTAGATATGCACAAttaagtgcagagtgtaatatGAGTATAACCGACCTCATTTACTCAGTAATTATTATGACTAACCTCGGCGATGTAGTGATGAAGTGGTCAATGATACACACTACCAAACATGTATAgttcacaaatatatatatatatatatatatatatatatatatatatatatatgtacacaaCAATAGTACTGATCTAAGCATAAGGTATAGGTAAAACCAACTGTGCACATAGAGAAGATATGCTCAAACATCGCAATCTAGCTAATAGGTCCACATATAGAGAATATATGCAAGAATAGTAAGTCAAACTACACATATTTAAAATATAGAGAAAATATGTATTATGAATCACTTCATCGATTGAATCAGCATATAGAGGACTTATGCATAAAAGGTATATATACGTCCAGAAGCTTTCATATAAAGAAAATCCACAAAGTCCAAACACTTATCAGTTTCCATAATCCGTGTGCACGTCATCAAGAAGAAATATGAGAGGACAACCCTAGGGGAATGGATCCTTATCCACACGTTGCACGAATACCTCATGTGTCAAAAACATAACATTCGCACGGACAACTCGCATGCTCTCAATCCAGTTCATCGCAAGAAAACATATACAGAACCACACATATACACCTATGGATATCAACTCACACACTCATGGGCTGAGGAAAACAACATACTAAGGTGTATGCATGTGCAAAGTGTATAACTACAATTTAGATTAGGGGGTGCGCCATATAATAATGAGTACCATGTTCAAACAAGATATCAAGGCCTATACATGGTCTTTAACTCATAATAACAATGCATAATAGAAGCCTAAATTCTAATCTGGTCGAAATCATACATAGTACATACACATACACTCCTCGCATATACATcatttttcaaatatttcaaTTAGCCAAATAAGGTCACATCCTAATGGTTATTCCCTCACAACAagattaggcaagatacttacctcaaacaagcaaAATTAATACTCCATGAACGCCTTTCCCTTAGAAGTTTCATCCAACCGGCTCGAATCTAGCCTAAAGCAACTCAATAACGTCAAACAAGATCataggaatcaattccaaacAATAAAGCTTTAATCTTTAatcaaaatttcaaaagtcaATCGTGGCCatcatggtcaaaacccgagtcaAGGGGTAGATCCCGACTACTATaccccacgagttcaaatatTTGATTAGATTCTAAAATCAAGTCCAAATCGACCCTCAAATTCCAAAATTCACCCTCTTAAGTTGTAGGAATAACTCCCAAATTTAcctcaaaattttatattttaggtATTAATAATCCATGTAGATTctagaaataattttataaatgaGTAAAAATCACTTATCCCATAGTCTTGTGAGAAAATCTCCAAACAAAATCGCCTCTCTCCAAGTCTAGCATTTAAAATATAAGAGAATGAGTAAaaccctcaaatcctcacttaaaTGTACTGCCCAGGTAAAACCTTCACTATCACGGTCCAAATCTTCACGATTGCGAAACACAGCATGTCACTGTCACAGAGTTACTCTATGTCAACGTGACACAGGTCACGCGAACACGATGCACAAGCAGTCCATCCTCCACGAATGCGAGCACACTTCACAAACACAAAGGCCGATGCGTCCCCCAGCTAGCTTGGCCTCTTTGAAAACGTGATTTAACCCACGTGAAGGCCTTCCTCACAAAACTAAGCTATTTTCCTTTCCATCCGCGAACGCAAAGGGCAATAGCTCCCAGGCCCAAAATACACTCCACGATCACGATGAAAAACTTGACACCAGTAAAATCTACAATGCAAAAAATATTGTGGGtgatctgaaactcacccgagccaccaAGAACCCTGCTCCATCATATCAAAAATTCCATAAACACAACCCCAACCTATCTAAAGCTTCCAAACACATACAATAACATCACATCTATGAATCAAAGATCAAATCGAAAGTTGCACCTCTCTTAAGTTCAAGAACTTTCAAGATTTCAACCAAGCGTCTGATTCAAGCATAAACAATCTGCGTCACAATCAAACTTTGCAAACAAGTTTCGAACAATAAAACGAAACTATTCCAAGTTCCGAAATAACAATCTGAAttcgatatcatcaaagtcaacttccaGTCAAAATTATGAATTctctaaaccttcaaattttcaacttccGTCAAATAAGCTTAAAATCCTCTAGGAATATCCATATCTAAATCCGAACATACGCCtatgtccaaaatcatcatacaaagctACTGAAATCATCAAATCACCAACTGAGGTCGTTTATATAAAAGTTAAGTCTTGGTCAACTCTTCCCACCTAAGGTTtccgaaataaaatcaagtattCCAACTCACTCTCGAACCCCATGAAGGCCAAACCACACATCCCGCAAGTCACAAAACATCAATACATATACGGAGAATATCGAATAGGAGAATGGAGTTCAAATATACTAAACGatcgaccgggtcgttacaaattAATACTTTTAAAGATTTAGTATTTACCTAGAGCATACCTATAGTATACTTAATAACTTAAAGGTTTGCCAGATTATCGGTTGTTACCTTTCCAAATAGGTTTCTTGCACATTCCGCCTCGCTACTTGTAACATCTTGTACCTCTAACTTGACAGTGTTTTCCTCATCAGATGGTAAGATGAAATATCTCTACCTCTCTTCAGTCTTATTTGCCATTGTTTAAGTGAAAGAGATAAAAAATATTGTTTTACCAATACTCTTTTCTTCCTTCACGAGAAAAAGTTGCATATTACCACAAGATTTATGACTCTGATCATGAAGAAATTCACAAGTAGATGATTGGAATAAGAGTTTGAAAAAGAGAAGACTCCTTTCACATTAGGGAAGACTCAAACTTCCACGAGAGAAGAAAAAGTCCTAATAGGACCCTCTACAGGAGGCATCTTGCACTAGCTAGTATTCTATACACGGTCAAAAGGGATAATAAAGTAGCAATTCAGTCAAAATTGGCGAACTAGATATTCGCGGGGGTATTGGGCCGTAAATATACATTATAAAATTAGTTTGACAGAGAAGGCATTGTATCAAGTTAGTATGACTAAATTGAAATCAGCAAGACCAATTATCTTTACCCAATTTTCAGCTAAAAATGACGCTGGATGGACCTTTTTTAAATCACTATTTATATTTTGACCCAATTAAGAAAAGTGTAAGGAAAATAGCATCGCGTCAAAATTTTAAAACATGCTCACCAGAATTTTGAAGCATCCCTCAAAATTTTGAAGCACCAACTAATCTAAATATCATCAAAATTTTCAGCGCAAGAATTTTACAGCACCAGAAACTATGACAATTACCaaatttttcagcaagaatgcaaAAAGATATTGGTGATCCATCAGGATTTGTACCAAAATCCTGATGATTGCCATAACTATTGTGTGCTTTAAGATTCCGGGAATTGCAAAAATATTCTGACAAACGAACTTTAAAATTTTTGTATGGGACATTTTCCCCAAATATCTTTTCCCAAGGTCAAAAAATTAATAGTAGCATGAAAGTGTCTTATTTCTGTCATCTTGTGTTGGGCTAACAGCAATTGAGTCAATTGGGCTAGAATTAATCAAGGCTTTGATATAGTAGGGAGTTTGCTGGTTTGAACTTATTTTTTGGCCTTTCTACGCAAACGTTTTTGGGAAAATACCAACTATATCCATTTATAAGTAGATTATTACAAAGATtggtcaattcataaaatattactaatattagtcaAATAGTTATTTATAACaaaaaaagtcaaatttttgtcttcttttgagtgggtgttattagaatagattgggtacatcttaaggagcttAAATCTCGGTTTTGAGATGATTTGGTAGAATTTTGAGGTGGTTTGGATTGAAAATTCGAACTAGAAGATGAACACGAAAAAAATTATAGGTGTATCACACTGTATATCACTTGTTTATCACATATGTATTATTTTTGTATCATATATGTATCagatgtgtatcacatgtatatccatgtatccttgcgtgtgagatacatgcgtgatacatatttgatacatgtgtcacagaagaattttttgaactcgattttaactacgaattttgatactAAATCAGTCCAAATCATCTCCAATCTTCCACAAtttttgtatattgactcatctatatgttttcaatgaatctcaaccatacccattgaaaaaaGTCATTTTTGCTCAAATTTTTGgaatctttatatatatatatatatatatatatatatatatatatatagagagagagagagagagagagagagagagagattatccCCTTATTTGTTACTTtatccatgaaatttcctttctATCTTGCATCTAATCACCGCTTAAAGTATGGAAGTAGATTTTTGTGTGTGATTATTGGAAAGAAAGAACCTTATTTCTTTgggtttttaatttttatatgtgtGACTAATTTTGCTAAGTGTATgattaatggctagaggttggtaagttatGACTTTTTTGGGACATTTCTGTAAGATTACCAATGTTTTTCTCTGGTCACTATTTGGATTTTGTCCCTATTTTAAAATAGAATTTTTAATTTGCTCACAAAATATTAAACGGTAGTCTAATGTTTGCAATAACTTATAAATTTAGATTATGGTCTAACATTTTCGCATTAGATTTTCAATTTACTCAGAATAATCTATAGACCATGGTCTAAAAGATCCATCAactgcaatatatatatatatatatatatatatatatatatatatatatatatattactaatATATATAAATGGTCAAGATGGACGAACACAGCAATGAGAACTTGTACTAATGGTATTGTAAATTGTACTATAAACTTGGCACTATCTCATTAGTGACTGACTGTTCATTGCTCTCTCCTATGGATACGTGTATCACTTCTCCCTTTTAGCAACCCATTTATGATTCCTTATTGATAATTTACCAAACCATTTCCTGGTAACCATTTTCTTCTCAATTTCTCCGTAGGTATTGCTCAAGGCCAGCCATACCCAGTTTATCTTCTTCTATTCTTGTAAGAATTCTACCATTGATTTTGTAAATCAAAGCTGGAATTTACCTGGTATTAGCATTTTTAGTATTTTTGTGATTGGGTCTTGGGCTTTGATTGATTATATTTATCTTTGTTTTCTGCCGGTACTGGTTCTCCGTATCCCTGTCTATCCTTCTCTGTTTCATCTAGCTGattgttttagtttgttttttTCGACCACTGATATATTCTTTAGTTGCATGTCATCGTCTATTTTCTTCTTCACCCTTTCAATGTCAGATTCTATGATGGTATGTGATGGTGGCCTGATTTCTCTTTACCTTTTGGGCTTACATATTGTGATTTTTGTTGATGAAGCTAAATGTTCGATCTCAGTAAAgcaaattttcacattttttttatttatttatttcacatTTTTGTAGTCACAATTTGTTGGGTATTTACTAAATTCGGTTTTTTGGTGTGTGTATGTTAGATTATTTTTTTGGGTAATTTATTGTCGGATTCTCTACTTGCATGTGGTTTGATTTACTCACGCATGGTTTGAAATTGATACTTAGGTGCATAATTATCACCATTGATCCAATTGTAAAGAACTAGTTAAATGGTGCTCTTCTCCTTCATTCTCAAGAGGAATGCATCAACAAACTTTGATTCTTTGCTTTTCTAATTTCGTTAAGTCATTTGCTCCCCCTTCCTCTCCCTTATATTTTTCCTATTATTTCCTCTCTGTTGGATTTCTTTATGGGTGTATCTAGGCAAGATAACATTGAACTATACTCACATCCTATAGTTGAAATATTACATTAGTATATTACTTTTGTAAACAAAAGTTAGCATATTTAAAGTAAATTAATCATTACATGCCATTCTTGCTGACGATTCTGCTAAAGAATATCCAATAATGCTATACTGTGATCGCTTCCACAATTTGTTGCCTAAAGCTCATAGAACAAAATGATTAGACGATGTTGGTTACTTTATTTTTGTGTAAGATGTTTAGGGATTTTGCATTTCTTCCAAAAAAAACAAACGATTCTATATGTTAAGAACTGCTGGCTAACTTTGAGATCCATTCTTTCTAATAGGAAAAAATTTCAGAGATGTTGTTACTTTACATGTATAATCCTATCAGTTCttatgtttttctcttttttatctGTTACTTCAATTTATGTGGCTAGCAAATAAGCAAGTATTAAAAGAAGGTCAGACtttgttgttattttttcttttctgttccCGATATATGTTCCTATAATGTTAAGTGTGATATGAACCTATTTACCTGAGACAAAaaaatgaactttttgaattccgATGCTTAGTGTCCCATGATAAACGAaactttttaaaatttattaagaaAAAGTAATGTTATAGAAAAGGTTTGAGAACTCACGACAGGGAGATGATACAAATAGGAACTCACAACAGGGAGATGATACAAATAGGAACTCAGGATTATTTTGGTAGTCTAATTATATTAGCAAAATACTTGGTCCTGTTCACTGAAAGTGTTTCCACCAATATATCTTAATCTATCCAAACTACTTGTCTTATGTCCTTCTACTCCAAACTCTACAACCAAAAATAATAGAAGAGACTGAATTTTCTCTTAAAATAGGGATTATGGAGAATTAGAGAAAGATGGAAAGGTACATGTTTACTTGATCTTTTTATGCTATCTGCCTAAGAAAACAACATAGTATTAAGTTACTCCACTGTATGTTTGTTTATTTTACTAGATTTTTTGGATTAACTATATTGCCACCTTTAGTTGGTTAGTTTAGTCATTGTTCTTTTTGGTTTCCTCTGTATTCTCATTAGCAACTTCTtggctctctctctctttctctcactctctgcctctctctctctctcaattagcaagtttttttctttttttgatttttgttaagGGAAAAAGATGTTTCCACTAGAAGGAGAGATAGAGTTATTGAACAAGTGCTTACATATTTAGTGAATATTTTAGGTAGAATATTATTCTTACAAAATAATTAACTGTTTGGAACAGAAATGTCCACAAACGAAGATGTTGCATCGCGTCGAGATGAAGAGGCCAAGGAACAACGACGACGTGATAGAAATCTACGACGTCGCACTAGATATGCACAAATGTCACCTGAAAGGAAACAATCATTTTTGCTGAAACTGCAAGCCAAGAGAGCTAAATCAAAAAGGCGGCGACTTAATCCTCATTCAAGTAATACACTGTCCTTAATGGAAACTGGTACTCAATCTCAAAGACAGAGTGCTCTTACAGTTGGTGATTGTCCGTTAGATTCAGAAGAAGGTAGAAAAGTATATTGTTCTCTAACTTCTCAGAGACATTATATATGCAAACAATGTTGTATGCGCATATATAAGTATATAATGATGAATACATCGATCCACAATCATTAAAGTGACTTTTTAGTTTCTTTCAATTGTTAGGTCATGCTTCTGAAGCTACAAATATGCCAGTTATTATCGATAAAGGAAATAATATGATTGATTGCTTGTCCATCTTTGAAGTAGGTAAGCGTCCAGAAATAGTACTATAAATGTTCTCACTATACAAATTACTTTACTGATTAGTTATACATGCGTAAACTTTAAACACTGCAATGTTAGGATCAACTTCAGGTACATGTAATGCAGGAATTTCTTCAACTCCAGCAGCTATTGCACATAGAGGTATGTATCTATCTGCCAAAAATATAACAATCTCATAGTATCACATTACTGTCGAATTACAGAATGATGACTTGTTGCTAAAAAATTATGTACATTTAAAAGAAGTTCCGGATTGTAAATTTTGTGGAGCAAAAAGGTTCCAATGTGAACCACCAAAATTCTGTTGTGGTAGCGGATCAATAAAATTGACTTTTCATCAAATGCATGTATAGTTGCAGAATTTATATTTAGGCAACATTGCAGAATCTAAACATTTTCGTAATTATAGTAGAACCTATAATAATATGTTTGCATTCACCTCCCTTGGTGTTAATTATGATAGAGTATTAGCAAAGATAAATCGTGGTATATATACATTTAAAGTTTAAGGACAAATGTATCACTTTATTAAAGATTTAATTCCTTCCGGAAAAAGAGCAAAAAATTTACAATTGTACTTTTATGATAACGAAAATAAGATAAAGAATCAAATGAGCTTATTAGACAAGTTTAATGAAGCAGTTGTCAAGAAATTGATGAAAATACTAAAGGTTAATCCATATTCTACTTTTCTAAAGTCATTAACAGATATTCCAGAATTATCTGACTTCTATATTGCACTTAAATCTGATTCTGGTTTAGACCAAACAACATACAACTTACCTACTTCATCCGAAGTTGGGGCAAATTGGATAGAAGAACAAACAAATAAC comes from the Nicotiana sylvestris chromosome 4, ASM39365v2, whole genome shotgun sequence genome and includes:
- the LOC104243081 gene encoding uncharacterized protein isoform X4 gives rise to the protein MSTNEDVASRRDEEAKEQRRRDRNLRRRTRYAQMSPERKQSFLLKLQAKRAKSKRRRLNPHSSNTLSLMETGTQSQRQSALTVGDCPLDSEEGHASEATNMPVIIDKGNNMIDCLSIFEVGISSTPAAIAHREHLWIHSQNIHAS
- the LOC104243081 gene encoding uncharacterized protein isoform X3; translation: MSTNEDVASRRDEEAKEQRRRDRNLRRRTRYAQMSPERKQSFLLKLQAKRAKSKRRRLNPHSSNTLSLMETGTQSQRQSALTVGDCPLDSEEGHASEATNMPVIIDKGNNMIDCLSIFEVGSTSGTCNAGISSTPAAIAHRVPIKTLKL
- the LOC104243081 gene encoding uncharacterized protein isoform X2 yields the protein MSTNEDVASRRDEEAKEQRRRDRNLRRRTRYAQMSPERKQSFLLKLQAKRAKSKRRRLNPHSSNTLSLMETGTQSQRQSALTVGDCPLDSEEGHASEATNMPVIIDKGNNMIDCLSIFEVGSTSGTCNAGISSTPAAIAHREHLWIHSQNIHAS
- the LOC104243081 gene encoding uncharacterized protein isoform X1 produces the protein MSTNEDVASRRDEEAKEQRRRDRNLRRRTRYAQMSPERKQSFLLKLQAKRAKSKRRRLNPHSSNTLSLMETGTQSQRQSALTVGDCPLDSEEGHASEATNMPVIIDKGNNMIDCLSIFEDQLQVHVMQEFLQLQQLLHIENTYGFTLKTYMHPDQRDTTRNHVKGKRGNF